One genomic region from Nilaparvata lugens isolate BPH chromosome 3, ASM1435652v1, whole genome shotgun sequence encodes:
- the LOC120350213 gene encoding myb-like protein AA: MQLSHRNLTEEIKNSTQQVTAQFSAKVEEHSEKISENRQAIIEINDKISQIKEQEMIITQKFPYNVQLALSCPQINNLRDLEDCLNRIQTINDNNPRVNHKRLDATNNDERLSAGIREADSTYPESRRWEPRRWEPSGWEPRRLEPSRQEAGRRTYEGGDGPRQQQQQQQPRQQDQRQQQQNQRPQEQRQQHRDNQRRFHESQHVRDGGSHANKQTHSPNPPQSPKPSDARPSHPHSSDPSNNNPCSKNSNSGTPMRKI, from the exons ATGCAGCTTAGTCATAGGAATTTAACTGAAGAGATTAAAAATAGTACTCAACAAGTAACAGCTCAGTTCTCAGCTAAGGTTGAAGAGCATTCCGAGAAAATTTCAGAGAATAGACAAGCAATCATAGAGATAAATGACAAGATAAGTCAGATTAAAGAACAGGAAATG ATAATAACACAGAAATTCCCTTACAACGTTCAGCTAGCACTCTCTTGTCCTCAAATCAATAATCTGCGTGACTTGGAAGATTGTCTGAATAGAATTCAGACAATAAACGACAACAACCCACGAGTCAATCACAAAAGACTCGACGCAACCAACAACGACGAGCGGCTATCAGCAGGCATCAGAGAAGCAGACAGCACGTATCCTGAGAGTCGCAGATGGGAGCCTCGTAGATGGGAGCCTAGTGGATGGGAGCCTCGTAGATTGGAGCCTAGCAGGCAGGAAGCAGGCCGAAGgacgtatgaaggaggagaCGGACCGcgacagcagcagcagcagcaacagccGCGACAGCAGGACCAGCGCCAGCAGCAGCAGAATCAGAGACCGCAGGAACAACGCCAACAACACCGCGACAATCAACGCAGATTTCACGAGAGTCAGCATGTGAGAGATGGAGGTTCCCACGCCAACAAGCAGACACACTCGCCAAACCCGCCACAGAGCCCGAAGCCGAGTGATGCGCGACCGAGCCACCCTCACAGCAGCGACCCCAGCAACAACAATCCATGTAGCAAGAATTCAAATTCAGGGACACCAATGAGAAAAATCTGA